The DNA region CCGAGCAGGCCCGCGAGTCGTCGGGCGAGGCGACGCCCGCCGAGGCGCGGCGCGACCTGAAGCTCCGCATCCTGCGCCGCCTGATCGAGGAGATCGACCTCCGCAAGGGCGACCTCGGCTACCTGCACGACCCGGTCAAGCGCCAGGAGATGCACGTGCGCGTCGAGGGCAAGCTGGTGGCGCTCGTGCAGGAGGAAGCCACCGAGGTCTCGCGGCAGGATCGCCGGCAGCTGGTGAAGGAGCTGATGGACGAGGCGCTCGGCCTCGGCCCGCTCGAGGATCTGCTCGAGGACCCGACGGTCACCGAGATCATGGTCAACCGCATCGACCAGGTGTACGTCGAGCGCAAGGGCCATCTGACGCTCAGCAACGTCAGCTTCCTCAGCAACGACCAGCTGCGCGGCATCATCGAGCGCATCGTCGCGCCGCTCGGCCGCCGCATCGACGAGAAGGTGCCGATGGTGGACGCCCGCCTGCGCGACGGCAGCCGCGTCAACGCGATCATCCCGCCGCTGGCCCTCAAGGGGCCGGCGATCACGATCCGCAAGTTCTCCAAGAAGCTGCTCGGCATCCCCGATCTGATCGGGTTCGGCTCGATGACCGAGCAGATCGCCACCTTCCTGGGCGCCGCGGTCCACGCGCGCCAGAACATCGTCATCTCCGGCGGCACGGGATCGGGCAAGACCACGCTCCTCAACGTGCTCTCGTCCTTCATCCCCGACGACGAGCGCATCGTCACCATCGAGGACGCCGCGGAGTTGCAGCTGCCGCAGGAGCACGTGGTGTCGCTCGAGTCCCGCCCGCCCAACATCGAGGGCGAGGGCGCGATCACGATCCGTGACCTGGTGCGCAACTCGCTGCGCATGCGCCCCGACCGCATCGTCGTCGGCGAGTGCCGTGGCGGGGAGGCACTCGACATGCTGCAGGCGATGAACACCGGCCACGACGGCTCGCTCACGACGCTGCACGCCAACACGCCGGTGGACGCGCTGAGCCGCCTCGAGACGCTCGCGCTGATGGCCGGCCTCGACCTGCCCGCCCGCGCCATCCGCGACCAGATCGCGTCGGCCGTGCAGCTGGTGGTGCAGCAGTCGCGCCTGCAGGACGGCAGCCGCCGCATCACCTACGTCACCGAGATCTGCGGCCAGGAAGGCACCGACTTCGTGACCCGCGACGTGTTCCGCTTCGAGCAGACCGGGCTGACGCCCGACGGCAAGGTGATCGGGCAGTTCCGGCCGACCGGGCACGTCCCGGAGTTCGTCAAGAGCCTGCCCAACTTCGGCATCCAGGTCCCGGAGGAGATCTTCCTCCACCAGACGCTATGACCCCGACGCTGCTCCTGATGAAGATGGGTGGACTCGGCGTGCTGTTTGCGGCCGCCGCGCTCTTCGTGAGCGGCGGCGGCGAGGCCGTGGGCGCCTGGTGGCGCGTGCGGACGCGCACGTACGGCTCCTGGATCGTCGACGAGTTCGACGCGATGTTCGAGGCCATCACGGTCGAGCGCGCGCAGGCCTTCATCACCGGCATGACGGTCGGCGGCGCGCTCATCGGCTTCCTGCTGGGCAACTCGCTCGGCAGCCGCGTGTTCTTCGCGATCTTCCTCGCCGCGCTCGGCTACTTCGTGCCGCAGTTCTTCGTGATCTGGCGCCGGCGGCAGCGCCTCGACCGCATCGACGACCAGCTGGTCGACGCGCTGCGCCTGATGTCGAACGGCCTCAAGGCGGGCCTCAGCCTGCAGCAGGCGCTCGAACTCGCCGTCCGCGAGACCAAGCCGCCCATCGCCGACGAGCTCGCGCGCGTCGTCAAGGAGATCCACCTCGGCCGCCTGATGGACGATGCGCTGCGTCGCTTCGCCGAGCGCGTGCCGCTCGAGGACAACCGCATCGTCGTCGACTCGATCCTGACGCTGCGCGAGACGGGCGGCAACCTGAGCGAGACGTTCGACGTGGTGGCCAACACCATCGTCGAGCGGAAGAAGGTGTCGGGCAAGATCAAGTCGATGACCGCCCAGGGCATGACGCAGGGCTTCATCATGTGCCTCATGCCGCCGGGCATGCTGCTGCTGTTCTCGTTCATCGACCCCACCTACACGGCGCCGCTCTTCAACACGCTGCTCGGGTGGGTGGTGCTGGCCATCATCGCGGCGCTCGACCTGATGGGGCTCTGGCTGATGTTCAAGCTGGTGCAGATCGACGTATGAGCACGGGAGTCGGGAGTCGGCAGTCGGGAGTCGGGAGCCTCCCCGGCGTGGATCGCGGATCGCGGATCGCGGGTCGTCGCGCGTCGCGTCGAGGGCAGACGACGACCGAGTACCTGATGATTGCGGGGATCATGACCGCCATCGGGATCCTGATCCTGCTGTGGATGTTCCAGCCGTGGCGCGAGACGGTCGAGGACGTGGCCGATTGCGTCCGGACCGACGACTGCGAGCCGGTGGGGGCGCAGTGAAGGTGACCATGCCGCACGACGACACGAGGGCGACGGGCCGCGGGCCCGCGAGGGAAGGCAGGGGCTGATGCTCACCGTGATGCTGCTGGCCGGGATGGCGTGCGCGTTCCTGGCGGTGCTGCTGCTGGTGACCAGCATCGGCGCGCCGCGCGCCCGGGAAGGCAGCGCGGCGCCCTCCGAGGTGCCCGAGGGCGCGCCGGCCTTCGTCAAGGTGTTCTTTCCGGTCATCGCCGCCTTCTCGCGCCCGGCCCGCGGCGTGAAGTGGCCGACGTACCGGTCGCGCGCCGCCGTCTCGATCGCGCGGTCGGGGTGGGGCGACGGCTTCACGGTCAACCACCTGCTCGCGCTGAAGATCCTGTGCGCACTGGTGCTGCCGCTGCTCGGGGCGCTGCTGTTCGCGCCGCTGCGCAACCCGGCCGTGTTCCTCATGGCGGCCGTCGGCGCGTTCGTGCTGCCCGACGTGATGCTGAGCAGCAGCCGCAAGCAGCGCGAGGCGCAGATCGTGCGGGCGCTGCCCGGCGCCGTCGACGTGCTGTCGCTGTCGGTGGAAGCCGGCCTCGAGTTCCTGATCGCGCTCGAGCGCCTGGTCAAGCGCGGGCTGAGCGGGCCACTGCGCGACGAGCTGACGGCGGTGCTCAACGACATCAGGCTGGGCACCACGCGATCGGAGGCGTTGCGGGCGATGGCCGCCCGCCTCGAGATCCCGCAGTTGTCCTCGTTCGTCTCGACGCTGGTGCAGGCCGACCTGCTCGGCGCCTCCATCGGCGACGTGCTCAAGTCGCAGGCATCGTTCCTGCGGACCGAGCGGTTCCAGCGGGCCGAGAAGGCCGGCGGGCAGGCGACGCAGAAGATCATCTTCCCGATGCTGCTCTTCATCTTCCCGGCGGTGCTGCTGGTGGTCGTCGCGCCCATCGCCCTGAAGTTCATCTACTCGGATTTCTGAGGTCCGGCCCGTGCGAACCCGTCGCCTCATCGTCGTGACGCCGGAGGGCGAGCGCGAGCTGCTGTTCATCGGACGCCTCACCGTGGGGCGTGCGCCCGAGTGCGACATCAGCGTCGCCGACACGAAGATCTCGCGTCGGCATGCGGAGTTCGACGCCACCGGCGTGCAGCCGCGCGTCACCGATCTCGGCAGTCGCAACGGCATCCTGGTGAACGGCCGGAAGGTCGGCGCGGCCGACCTCGTCCCAGGCGACGTGATCACCGTCGGCGACGCGCGCATCCGCTTCGAGGAGCAGGTGGCCGAGGCACCGGCGCCGACCGTCGTCCCGGTGACCGACGACCGCACGGCGGTGCTGCCGCCCATCGGCCCGGTCGCCCCAGCGCTCGCCTCGTCGGTGCCTGCGGCACCGCCCCCGGCGCTTGCCGACCCCATGCCCATGTCGGCGCCGCCGGTTCCCTCCTCGGACCCGGCGCCAGCGGCACTGCCGCCCGATTGGGCTGCCGCCGTCGCGGGTGCCGATCCGGACAAGACCAACGTCCTGTCGCGCGGGGGGCCGTCGGCCGCACCGCCCGTCTTCCCGAGTGCGCCGCCAGCCCCAGCGGTGGCGGCGACGCCAGTCCCCGCGCCGGTCCCGACTCCGTCGATGGCCCCTGACGAGCGGACCACCGTGCTGCCGCCGCCACGGCAGGCGGCGTCGGCCGGGCTCGGCACGGCGCGTCTCGAGCCGGCAGCCGTTCCGGCGCCGGTGGTGCCGCCATCTCCTCCGGCGCTTCCGTCGGCGGTCCCCGTCGCTGGTGCCCCGCCGGTCTCGAGTCCGGCCCGTGCCAGC from Luteitalea sp. TBR-22 includes:
- a CDS encoding ATPase, T2SS/T4P/T4SS family is translated as MRRLKVIGVTSGSGGAGKTFVATNLAVGILHQVRGGVLFLDASAPCPGDGCLKMGLPRNKSVSDLLPLLDRLTPEFLASYLMSAPSGVPCLSLVNDVVQGNALNRKVLEQVFRVLDQAFDYLVMDLSLLTGDVGAFLIDRTDQVCLVVDPTPAGLQRAGHLLGLLRTAQVPIAATGLCVNRTTESHTGLSAAQLGPQVLAYLADQPETVRWAETKGHTLLELRPDDELSAGFADLSRAFIQRAFRHRAEQARESSGEATPAEARRDLKLRILRRLIEEIDLRKGDLGYLHDPVKRQEMHVRVEGKLVALVQEEATEVSRQDRRQLVKELMDEALGLGPLEDLLEDPTVTEIMVNRIDQVYVERKGHLTLSNVSFLSNDQLRGIIERIVAPLGRRIDEKVPMVDARLRDGSRVNAIIPPLALKGPAITIRKFSKKLLGIPDLIGFGSMTEQIATFLGAAVHARQNIVISGGTGSGKTTLLNVLSSFIPDDERIVTIEDAAELQLPQEHVVSLESRPPNIEGEGAITIRDLVRNSLRMRPDRIVVGECRGGEALDMLQAMNTGHDGSLTTLHANTPVDALSRLETLALMAGLDLPARAIRDQIASAVQLVVQQSRLQDGSRRITYVTEICGQEGTDFVTRDVFRFEQTGLTPDGKVIGQFRPTGHVPEFVKSLPNFGIQVPEEIFLHQTL
- a CDS encoding type II secretion system F family protein, which encodes MTPTLLLMKMGGLGVLFAAAALFVSGGGEAVGAWWRVRTRTYGSWIVDEFDAMFEAITVERAQAFITGMTVGGALIGFLLGNSLGSRVFFAIFLAALGYFVPQFFVIWRRRQRLDRIDDQLVDALRLMSNGLKAGLSLQQALELAVRETKPPIADELARVVKEIHLGRLMDDALRRFAERVPLEDNRIVVDSILTLRETGGNLSETFDVVANTIVERKKVSGKIKSMTAQGMTQGFIMCLMPPGMLLLFSFIDPTYTAPLFNTLLGWVVLAIIAALDLMGLWLMFKLVQIDV
- a CDS encoding type II secretion system F family protein, which produces MLTVMLLAGMACAFLAVLLLVTSIGAPRAREGSAAPSEVPEGAPAFVKVFFPVIAAFSRPARGVKWPTYRSRAAVSIARSGWGDGFTVNHLLALKILCALVLPLLGALLFAPLRNPAVFLMAAVGAFVLPDVMLSSSRKQREAQIVRALPGAVDVLSLSVEAGLEFLIALERLVKRGLSGPLRDELTAVLNDIRLGTTRSEALRAMAARLEIPQLSSFVSTLVQADLLGASIGDVLKSQASFLRTERFQRAEKAGGQATQKIIFPMLLFIFPAVLLVVVAPIALKFIYSDF